Proteins encoded within one genomic window of Citricoccus muralis:
- a CDS encoding response regulator transcription factor: MSRILVVEDEPSISDPLSYLLEREGYEVTVVEDGHDAVSEFEKAGADLVLLDLMLPGQPGTEVIRQLRGTSNVPVIMLTAKDSEIDKVVGLELGADDYVTKPYSSRELVARIRAVLRRQAEPDDLISTSVQAGPVRMDVERHVVTVGGDQTSMPLKEFELLEMLLRNAGRVLTRGQLIDRVWGADYVGDTKTLDVHIKRLRSKVEPDPSNPRHLVTVRGLGYKFEP; the protein is encoded by the coding sequence ATGAGTCGGATCCTCGTAGTGGAGGATGAGCCGTCCATCAGTGACCCGCTGTCCTACCTGCTGGAGCGCGAAGGGTATGAGGTCACCGTCGTTGAAGATGGCCACGATGCGGTCTCCGAATTCGAGAAGGCCGGCGCTGATCTGGTGTTGCTCGACCTGATGCTGCCCGGTCAGCCAGGCACCGAAGTGATTCGCCAGTTGCGCGGCACCTCGAACGTTCCGGTCATCATGCTCACCGCCAAGGACTCGGAGATCGACAAGGTCGTGGGTCTGGAACTCGGCGCGGATGACTACGTCACCAAGCCGTACTCTTCGCGGGAACTGGTGGCGCGTATTCGTGCGGTGCTGCGCCGTCAGGCGGAGCCGGACGATCTGATCAGCACCTCCGTGCAGGCTGGACCGGTGCGCATGGATGTGGAACGGCATGTGGTTACCGTCGGTGGCGACCAGACCTCGATGCCGCTCAAGGAATTCGAGCTGCTCGAGATGCTGCTGCGCAACGCCGGTCGGGTGCTCACCCGCGGCCAGCTCATCGACCGGGTGTGGGGCGCCGACTACGTGGGGGACACCAAGACCCTCGACGTGCACATCAAGCGGCTGCGCTCCAAGGTGGAGCCGGACCCGTCAAACCCGCGTCATCTGGTGACCGTGCGCGGGCTGGGCTACAAGTTCGAGCCGTAG
- a CDS encoding CarD family transcriptional regulator, translating into MVFEVGETVVYPHHGAATIEEIKMRKIKGEEKTYLKLRVAQGDLTIEVPAENVDLVGVRDVVDDQGLQEVLDVLRAEFTEEPTNWSRRYKANLEKLASGDVIKVAEVVRDLWRREHDRGLSAGEKRMLAKARQVLESELALAKDISEEEAIGLLNETLEEVAPAAAAAAK; encoded by the coding sequence ATGGTTTTTGAGGTCGGCGAGACTGTCGTCTACCCGCACCACGGTGCGGCAACTATCGAAGAGATCAAGATGCGGAAGATCAAGGGCGAGGAAAAAACCTACCTGAAACTTCGTGTCGCTCAAGGCGATCTGACTATTGAGGTCCCCGCCGAAAACGTCGATCTGGTCGGCGTTCGCGATGTGGTCGATGATCAGGGTCTGCAGGAAGTGCTGGATGTCCTGCGCGCAGAATTTACCGAAGAGCCGACCAACTGGTCGCGTCGTTACAAGGCCAACCTGGAGAAGCTCGCCTCCGGCGATGTCATTAAGGTAGCCGAGGTAGTGCGTGACTTGTGGCGGCGTGAGCATGACCGCGGCCTGTCCGCAGGTGAGAAGCGCATGCTGGCCAAAGCACGCCAGGTGCTGGAGTCCGAACTCGCTTTGGCGAAGGACATCAGCGAAGAAGAAGCCATCGGCCTGCTGAACGAAACCCTGGAAGAGGTGGCACCGGCCGCAGCGGCCGCCGCCAAATAA
- the cysS gene encoding cysteine--tRNA ligase, with amino-acid sequence MAQRFYDTKTAQVRDFTPLRAGEVSIYYCGATVQGLPHVGHVRSAIAFDILIRWLRATGLRVTSVRNVTDIDDKILEKSAASYDTEQTPQPPYIAQEPWWALAYRFEQAFTAAFDSLGVLRPTYEPRATGHITEMFELIQRLMDAGYAYPATDDSGDVYFTVREWDRYGELTRQDVDDMQAAPDADPRGKRDPRDFALWKGHKNGDPDTASWASPWGRGRPGWHLECSAMSTKYLGGTFDIHGGGLDLRFPHHENELAQSAAAGDEFARFWMHNGMVTYEGEKMSKSVGNTVSPEEMLAAARPTAVRYFLGQAHYRSPLDYRPTSLEEATTAVERIENFQTKARAALRDDIAALPEVLVDAVPEAFRTAMEDDLNVPQALASLHATVRAGNTALAENDTTALRDRLLEVDAMVRILGLDEVPEGSCHDGDSAASHALAALVDAQIQARATAREQRDWAAADAIRDQLAAAGITLADSADGVAWTLES; translated from the coding sequence GTGGCACAACGTTTCTATGACACCAAGACGGCACAGGTTCGCGACTTCACTCCGCTGCGCGCGGGAGAGGTCTCGATCTACTACTGCGGCGCGACCGTCCAGGGGCTGCCGCACGTTGGCCACGTCCGCTCGGCCATTGCCTTCGACATCCTGATCCGATGGTTGCGCGCCACCGGGCTGCGCGTCACCTCGGTACGCAACGTCACCGACATCGACGACAAGATCCTGGAGAAATCGGCGGCGTCCTACGACACCGAGCAGACTCCGCAGCCGCCCTATATTGCCCAGGAACCCTGGTGGGCCCTGGCCTACCGCTTCGAGCAGGCCTTCACCGCCGCCTTTGACAGCCTCGGCGTGCTGCGCCCCACCTACGAGCCACGCGCCACCGGGCACATCACCGAGATGTTCGAGCTGATTCAGCGCTTGATGGACGCCGGCTACGCCTACCCGGCCACGGATGACTCCGGCGACGTGTACTTCACCGTGCGTGAATGGGACCGCTACGGCGAGCTCACCCGCCAAGACGTCGACGACATGCAGGCCGCACCGGATGCGGACCCGCGCGGCAAACGCGACCCGCGCGACTTCGCCCTGTGGAAGGGTCACAAGAACGGCGACCCAGACACCGCTTCCTGGGCCTCCCCGTGGGGGAGAGGCCGCCCCGGCTGGCACCTAGAATGCTCCGCCATGTCCACCAAGTACCTGGGCGGAACCTTCGACATTCACGGTGGCGGGCTCGATCTGCGCTTCCCGCACCACGAAAACGAGCTGGCCCAGTCGGCCGCCGCTGGAGACGAGTTCGCCCGCTTCTGGATGCACAACGGCATGGTCACCTACGAAGGCGAAAAAATGTCCAAATCCGTGGGCAACACCGTCTCGCCCGAAGAGATGCTCGCCGCAGCCCGACCCACCGCGGTCCGTTACTTCCTCGGCCAGGCGCACTACCGCTCACCGTTGGACTACCGGCCCACCTCGCTCGAGGAGGCGACTACCGCGGTCGAGCGCATCGAAAACTTCCAGACCAAAGCCCGGGCCGCCCTGCGAGACGACATCGCCGCCCTGCCTGAGGTACTCGTGGACGCCGTGCCGGAGGCGTTCCGTACGGCCATGGAAGATGACCTGAACGTGCCCCAGGCCCTGGCCAGCCTGCACGCCACTGTGCGCGCAGGCAACACCGCCCTGGCCGAGAACGACACCACTGCACTGCGCGATCGGCTGCTGGAAGTCGACGCCATGGTGCGCATCCTGGGTCTCGACGAGGTGCCCGAAGGTTCCTGCCATGACGGCGACAGCGCCGCCAGTCACGCCCTTGCCGCCCTCGTGGACGCACAGATTCAGGCTCGTGCGACCGCCCGTGAGCAGCGCGACTGGGCTGCCGCCGACGCGATCCGCGACCAGCTGGCCGCGGCCGGCATCACCCTGGCCGACTCTGCTGACGGCGTCGCCTGGACGCTCGAGAGCTGA
- the rlmB gene encoding 23S rRNA (guanosine(2251)-2'-O)-methyltransferase RlmB translates to MATPRRPGAARKSTKKGPTKGSGGQHRKSLAGRGPTPKAEDRTWHKSYKPTQQRQQRNTRSRHKDETVAGRNPVVEALRSDIPARALHVAPRLEMDERVKEALKLAAERGIPVMETTRIELDRMTNEANHQGMALQVPPYEYEDGVTVADRLMQEWDKGYLRTPPLLIALDSITDPRNLGAIIRSASAFDAHGVVVPARRSVGVTATAWKTSAGAAARVPVSQVSNLNNALVEYKKLGYFVLGLDGDGDQSLPGLPLATDPICLVVGSEGKGLSRLVREHCDQIVSIPIASEMESLNASMAVGISLYEIAVARAGGRGD, encoded by the coding sequence ATGGCAACACCACGACGCCCCGGCGCTGCCCGCAAGTCCACCAAAAAAGGCCCCACCAAGGGCAGCGGCGGTCAACACCGTAAGTCCCTGGCCGGTCGCGGTCCCACGCCCAAGGCCGAGGACCGCACCTGGCACAAGAGCTACAAGCCCACTCAGCAGCGCCAGCAGCGCAACACCCGCTCGCGCCACAAGGACGAAACCGTGGCCGGCCGCAACCCGGTGGTCGAAGCCCTCCGCTCCGATATTCCGGCCCGCGCCCTGCACGTGGCCCCGCGTCTGGAGATGGATGAGCGCGTCAAAGAAGCGCTGAAGCTGGCAGCAGAACGCGGTATTCCGGTGATGGAGACCACCCGGATCGAGCTCGACCGGATGACCAACGAGGCCAACCACCAGGGCATGGCGCTGCAGGTGCCACCCTACGAGTACGAAGACGGCGTCACCGTAGCCGACCGACTGATGCAGGAATGGGACAAGGGCTACCTGCGCACCCCGCCGCTGCTGATCGCCCTGGATTCCATCACCGACCCCCGCAACCTCGGGGCCATCATCCGCTCGGCTTCTGCTTTTGATGCTCACGGCGTGGTGGTGCCGGCCCGCCGCTCGGTGGGGGTGACTGCCACCGCGTGGAAGACCTCCGCCGGTGCCGCCGCCCGGGTGCCCGTCTCACAGGTGTCGAACCTGAACAACGCGCTCGTCGAGTACAAGAAACTCGGCTACTTCGTGCTGGGCCTCGACGGCGACGGCGACCAGTCCCTGCCCGGACTGCCCCTCGCCACCGACCCGATCTGTCTCGTGGTCGGCTCCGAGGGCAAGGGCCTCTCCCGGCTGGTGCGCGAACACTGCGACCAGATCGTCTCCATCCCGATCGCCTCCGAGATGGAATCGCTCAACGCCTCGATGGCGGTCGGCATTTCCCTGTACGAAATCGCGGTGGCGCGGGCGGGCGGACGCGGTGACTGA
- the glgX gene encoding glycogen debranching protein GlgX encodes MTEPQHPSRPTPLGASAASGTHHREPEVAAESCQCVNLAVYAPGLTEVDVVFTTSDFPRDAAPTVADLHRVELPGFNHGVHHGTLTGLDNGSLYAFIPRDQDLEPTGPVVGGLLDPCGDAVETREGIHWSTRVERSFDWGGVTAPDTALRDTIIYEAHVIGQTKLHPEIPEHLRGTYAGLAHPVMIAYLQRLGITAVELLPVHHHADESHLSELGLENYWGYNTLSFFSPHPSYATVDAQRRGPQAVADEFKGMVRLLHEAGIEVILDVVYNHTAEEGPTGPTYSWRGLGERAYYRHVDDSPDSDYLDTTGCGNTLNFADATVVRMALDSLRRWVEEFGVDGFRFDLAVSLGRDAHHHFTPQHPFLVAVTSDPVLSQVKLISEPWDVSVGGWQTGRFPPGFRDWNDHFRDTVRDFWVTSRAALDHGDRPSPLGGLADVLSGSQGLFAPSGRSALSSVNYVTAHDGFTLRDLVSYNHKHNEANGEDNRDGTENNRSYNHGAEGPTDETHVEQSRQRTMRNVMVTLLMSLGVPMITAGDELGRSQSGNNNAYCQNNELSWTDWPRLLENPAAQTMHALTRRMIRLRRAFLADQPYTYPSRDSGHMMWFNADGEPMTQQEWESPSVRVLQQLIGIPGGRTSGLVIFNGGLDADVVRVPGSKPGAENLLGDLAGGELVLALSTHGERDRVGSTVGAGDVLAIPGYSISIYALSQ; translated from the coding sequence GTGACTGAACCGCAACACCCCTCGCGCCCGACGCCGCTGGGCGCCTCGGCCGCGTCTGGAACACATCATCGGGAACCCGAGGTAGCCGCCGAGTCGTGCCAGTGCGTGAACCTGGCCGTCTACGCCCCCGGACTCACCGAGGTCGACGTCGTCTTCACCACCAGTGACTTCCCCCGAGACGCCGCACCGACGGTAGCAGACCTGCACCGCGTGGAATTGCCCGGATTCAACCACGGGGTGCACCACGGCACCCTCACCGGACTCGATAACGGCAGCCTCTACGCGTTCATCCCGCGGGACCAGGATCTGGAACCGACCGGTCCGGTGGTGGGCGGACTGCTGGATCCGTGCGGCGACGCCGTCGAGACCCGCGAGGGGATTCACTGGTCCACCCGGGTGGAGCGCAGTTTCGACTGGGGTGGTGTCACCGCACCCGACACCGCTCTGCGCGACACCATCATCTACGAAGCCCACGTGATCGGGCAGACAAAATTGCACCCGGAGATCCCCGAGCACCTGCGCGGCACCTACGCCGGGCTCGCACACCCGGTGATGATCGCCTACCTGCAGCGCTTGGGCATCACCGCGGTCGAGTTGCTGCCCGTGCACCACCATGCCGACGAGTCCCATCTGTCGGAGCTCGGGTTGGAGAACTATTGGGGCTACAACACCCTGTCGTTCTTCTCCCCGCACCCCAGCTACGCCACCGTCGACGCCCAGCGGCGCGGCCCCCAAGCCGTGGCGGACGAATTCAAGGGAATGGTCCGGCTGCTCCACGAGGCCGGCATTGAGGTGATTCTCGACGTGGTCTACAACCACACGGCTGAAGAAGGCCCCACCGGCCCCACCTACAGCTGGCGCGGGCTGGGGGAGCGCGCCTACTACCGCCACGTCGATGACAGTCCGGACTCCGACTACCTGGACACCACCGGCTGCGGAAACACCCTGAACTTCGCCGACGCCACCGTGGTGCGCATGGCCCTGGACTCGCTGCGCCGCTGGGTCGAGGAATTCGGGGTGGATGGCTTCCGCTTCGACCTGGCCGTCTCCCTGGGCCGCGACGCTCACCACCACTTCACCCCGCAGCACCCGTTCCTGGTGGCCGTGACCTCCGATCCGGTGCTCTCCCAGGTCAAGCTGATTTCCGAGCCTTGGGATGTCTCGGTCGGAGGCTGGCAGACCGGGCGCTTCCCGCCCGGCTTCCGTGACTGGAACGACCATTTCCGCGACACCGTGCGAGATTTCTGGGTGACCTCCCGTGCCGCCCTGGACCACGGCGATCGACCCAGCCCCCTGGGCGGGCTGGCCGATGTGCTCTCCGGATCCCAGGGGCTCTTCGCCCCCTCGGGGCGTTCGGCGCTGTCCAGCGTGAACTACGTGACCGCCCACGACGGATTTACCCTGCGCGACCTGGTGTCGTACAACCACAAACACAACGAGGCCAACGGCGAAGACAACCGCGACGGCACCGAGAACAACCGGTCGTACAACCACGGTGCCGAAGGCCCCACCGATGAGACCCACGTGGAGCAATCCCGGCAGCGCACCATGCGCAATGTGATGGTCACCCTGCTGATGTCGCTGGGCGTGCCGATGATCACCGCCGGTGACGAGCTCGGCCGCAGCCAGTCTGGCAACAACAACGCCTACTGCCAGAACAACGAGCTCTCATGGACCGATTGGCCGCGACTGCTCGAAAACCCGGCAGCCCAGACCATGCACGCCCTCACCCGGCGGATGATCCGACTGCGCCGGGCGTTCCTGGCCGACCAGCCCTACACCTACCCCTCCCGCGACTCCGGGCACATGATGTGGTTCAACGCCGACGGCGAACCCATGACCCAGCAGGAATGGGAGAGTCCCTCGGTGCGGGTGCTGCAGCAGCTCATCGGCATCCCGGGCGGGCGGACCTCCGGGCTCGTGATCTTCAACGGCGGACTCGACGCCGACGTCGTCCGCGTTCCCGGCTCCAAACCCGGGGCAGAGAACCTGCTGGGAGATCTGGCCGGCGGAGAACTGGTGCTGGCACTGAGCACCCATGGCGAACGCGACCGCGTGGGATCGACCGTGGGCGCCGGAGACGTGCTGGCGATCCCTGGATACTCGATCTCCATTTACGCGCTCTCACAGTGA
- a CDS encoding ABC transporter substrate-binding protein: MKLSHLARTTAVLAAIGLTVTACGSNGDGGAADEGGAEGESYSIGISQYVSHPALDATAAGFKEAFETAGAEVTWDEQNSQADQGTMNNISGNFAQSDHDLIFAIATPSAISAATAITDRPIVFGAVTDPVDASLVADWEAPGGNVTGVSDMNPVHEQLELLQQIAPDAETVGIVYSSAESNSVVQVEAARDAAEQLGLELVERAITNTNEVQQGVQALGDVDAIYVPTDNTVVSGLESVLSYGIDQQIPVISADTDSVERGAVATYGIDYHAQGVQAGEMALRILQGESEPADTPVETVPSEDLEVVVNQEAAEQMGITLPEDLLADARDVADAEGEDEE, from the coding sequence ATGAAACTGTCACACCTTGCACGCACCACGGCGGTGCTCGCAGCAATCGGCCTGACCGTCACTGCGTGCGGTTCCAACGGCGACGGCGGAGCGGCCGATGAGGGCGGCGCCGAAGGCGAGTCCTACTCGATCGGCATCTCGCAGTACGTTTCCCACCCCGCGCTCGACGCCACCGCGGCCGGCTTCAAGGAAGCCTTCGAAACCGCCGGAGCCGAGGTCACCTGGGATGAGCAGAACTCCCAGGCCGACCAGGGCACCATGAACAACATCTCCGGCAACTTCGCCCAGTCGGATCACGACCTGATCTTCGCGATTGCCACCCCCTCCGCCATCTCGGCCGCCACCGCCATCACCGATCGTCCGATCGTCTTCGGCGCTGTCACCGATCCGGTGGACGCCTCGCTCGTGGCCGACTGGGAGGCTCCCGGCGGCAATGTCACCGGTGTCTCCGATATGAACCCCGTCCACGAACAGCTCGAGCTGCTCCAGCAGATCGCCCCTGACGCCGAGACCGTGGGCATCGTCTACTCCTCGGCCGAGTCGAACTCGGTGGTCCAGGTGGAAGCAGCACGCGACGCGGCCGAGCAACTCGGACTGGAACTGGTCGAACGCGCCATCACCAACACCAACGAGGTGCAGCAGGGCGTCCAGGCGCTCGGCGACGTCGATGCTATCTACGTGCCCACCGACAACACGGTGGTCTCCGGTCTGGAATCGGTGCTCTCCTACGGTATCGACCAGCAGATCCCCGTGATCTCCGCCGACACCGACTCCGTGGAACGCGGCGCGGTGGCCACCTACGGCATCGACTACCACGCCCAGGGCGTGCAGGCCGGCGAGATGGCGCTGCGCATTCTGCAGGGTGAGTCCGAGCCGGCCGACACCCCGGTGGAGACCGTGCCCTCCGAGGACCTCGAGGTCGTCGTGAACCAGGAAGCCGCCGAGCAGATGGGCATCACCCTGCCCGAGGACCTGCTGGCTGACGCCCGCGACGTCGCCGACGCTGAGGGCGAGGACGAAGAATAA
- a CDS encoding ABC transporter permease encodes MIVALELGLIYAIMALGVYLTFKILDFPDLTVDGSFTTGAATAAVLITQQVNPLLAMGAAFLVGTLAGLITGLLHAKGNINPLLAGILTMLALYSVNLRIMGNRANAPLLGQETVFTWFSQAGLRGTWGAVIILLICVLIIKFALDWFLSTDMGLALQSTGDNQEMIRSFGVSTDRMKIIGLMLSNGLVALCGSIIAQYQGSADISMGIGLILVGLASVIIGQAIFGTRTVIIATFAVVVGAVLYRLAIQYALTAGLNPNDMRLISAVLVVAALLLPQWKIFRRFSLRRKNKKVENLNKEAAEEAAAEAEEAGKVGHRA; translated from the coding sequence ATGATCGTCGCACTCGAACTCGGTCTGATCTACGCGATCATGGCCCTCGGTGTCTACCTCACCTTCAAGATTCTCGACTTCCCCGACCTCACCGTCGACGGATCCTTCACCACCGGCGCCGCCACGGCCGCCGTGCTCATCACTCAGCAGGTGAACCCGCTGCTTGCCATGGGCGCGGCCTTCCTCGTGGGCACCCTCGCCGGACTCATTACCGGCCTGTTGCACGCCAAAGGAAACATCAACCCGCTGCTGGCCGGAATTCTGACCATGCTGGCCCTGTACTCGGTCAACCTGCGCATCATGGGCAATCGAGCTAATGCGCCGCTGCTGGGCCAAGAAACCGTGTTTACCTGGTTCTCTCAGGCCGGGCTGCGCGGCACCTGGGGCGCGGTGATCATCCTGTTGATCTGCGTGCTCATCATTAAGTTCGCCCTCGACTGGTTCCTCTCCACCGACATGGGCCTGGCCCTGCAGTCCACCGGCGACAACCAGGAAATGATCCGCTCCTTCGGTGTCTCCACCGACCGGATGAAGATCATCGGTCTGATGCTCTCCAACGGTTTGGTTGCCCTGTGCGGCTCGATCATCGCCCAGTACCAGGGTTCCGCCGACATCTCCATGGGTATCGGTCTGATTCTTGTGGGCCTGGCCTCCGTGATCATCGGTCAGGCGATCTTCGGCACCCGCACCGTCATCATTGCCACCTTCGCTGTCGTCGTGGGAGCCGTGCTTTACCGCCTAGCCATCCAGTACGCGCTGACCGCCGGGCTGAATCCCAACGACATGCGCCTCATCTCCGCGGTACTCGTGGTGGCCGCTCTGCTGCTGCCGCAGTGGAAGATCTTCCGCCGATTCTCGCTGCGCCGGAAGAACAAGAAGGTCGAGAACTTGAACAAGGAAGCCGCCGAAGAAGCCGCCGCCGAGGCCGAAGAAGCTGGAAAGGTGGGCCACCGTGCTTGA
- a CDS encoding ABC transporter ATP-binding protein → MLELSNVNKTFFPNTVNERKALRGVNLHLRDGDFVTVIGSNGAGKSTVLNTIAGKLRPDSGTVTIAGKDVTKMPDHRRAAYVGRVFQDPMAGTSPDLTIEQNMALAARRGQSRGLGLGVTKAKRTQWAEELLALELGLEHRLKAKVGLLSGGQRQALSLLMATFSQPKILLLDEHTAALDPQRAELVTRLTEKVVSEQKLTTLMVTHNMAQALEVGNRLIMMHDGEIILDVEAEKKATMTVEDLLGEFAKIKGATLGDRSLLQ, encoded by the coding sequence GTGCTTGAGCTGAGCAACGTCAACAAGACGTTCTTTCCGAACACCGTCAACGAGCGCAAGGCGTTGCGCGGCGTGAACCTGCACCTGCGCGACGGCGATTTCGTCACCGTGATCGGCTCCAACGGCGCGGGTAAGTCCACGGTGCTGAACACGATCGCGGGCAAGCTTCGTCCCGACTCCGGCACCGTGACCATCGCCGGCAAGGACGTCACCAAAATGCCCGACCACAGGCGCGCTGCCTATGTGGGCCGGGTGTTCCAGGATCCTATGGCTGGCACCAGCCCGGACCTGACGATCGAACAGAACATGGCCCTGGCCGCCCGCCGCGGCCAGTCGCGCGGACTGGGCCTCGGGGTGACCAAGGCCAAGCGCACGCAATGGGCGGAGGAACTGCTGGCCCTGGAACTCGGCCTCGAGCACCGTCTCAAGGCCAAGGTGGGACTGCTCTCCGGCGGTCAGCGCCAGGCACTGAGCCTGCTGATGGCCACGTTCTCGCAGCCCAAGATTCTGCTGTTAGACGAGCACACCGCGGCCCTGGACCCTCAGCGTGCCGAACTGGTCACCCGGCTCACCGAAAAAGTTGTCTCCGAGCAGAAGCTCACCACGCTGATGGTCACCCACAACATGGCCCAGGCGCTGGAGGTCGGCAACCGGCTGATCATGATGCACGACGGCGAAATCATCCTCGACGTCGAGGCGGAAAAGAAAGCCACCATGACCGTCGAAGACCTGCTCGGCGAATTCGCCAAAATCAAGGGAGCGACGTTGGGCGACCGTTCCCTGCTGCAATAA
- a CDS encoding alpha-1,4-glucan--maltose-1-phosphate maltosyltransferase, producing MTRIPVTAVEPVIDCGRYAAKAIVGEDVAVAATVFREGHDQLGATVVLTDAAQREVQRVRMRPGAPGTDRFHATLRPSGIGLHTFTIESWSDPHATWVHAASVKIEAGVDVELMLQEGVHLFRDAASRPEYDPAQQAVLTAAAQTLADEALPVPDRLAAGNSSAVHEVFVVQPLRDLVGVTGPFPLDVQRRLAGAGSWYEFFPRSEGARFDEETSAWVSGTFQTASRRLPEVAAMGFDVVYLPPIHPIGTVHRKGRNNSLTTRDGDPGSPWAIGSADGGHDAIHPDLGTEADFADFVSVAAAHDLEIALDLALQCAPDHPWVQAHPEWFTQRADGSIAYAENPPKKYQDIYPLNFDRDPEGLSAAVLKVVQLWVSRGVKIFRVDNPHTKPLWFWEWLIARVRAEHPEVVFLAEAFTRPAMMHALGRVGFQQSYSYFTWRNSREELANYLAEVTQRTAGYYRPNFFVNTPDILTEYLQFGGPAAFKIRAALAALSNPLWGVYAGFELYEHVARPGAEEYIDNEKYEYRPRDFAGAEARGQSLAPYLRRLNEIRRAHPALQQLQNLTLHEADTEHILVFSKTRTALPEGWHADAETVTDHDYLGPGEDTLIVVVNVDPHTAHEATVRLDLNALGLHQHDLDAAGTFDVEDLITGARYHWGDTNYVRLDPFVEPAHVLRVIRRP from the coding sequence GTGACCCGCATCCCCGTCACGGCAGTTGAGCCCGTGATCGACTGCGGCCGCTACGCAGCCAAAGCCATCGTCGGTGAAGACGTGGCCGTGGCCGCCACGGTCTTCCGCGAGGGCCACGACCAGCTCGGCGCCACCGTGGTCCTCACCGATGCCGCGCAACGCGAAGTCCAGCGGGTGCGGATGCGCCCCGGAGCGCCCGGCACCGACCGCTTCCACGCCACCCTGCGCCCCAGCGGGATCGGCCTGCACACCTTCACCATCGAGTCCTGGTCCGACCCGCACGCCACGTGGGTCCATGCCGCCAGCGTGAAGATCGAAGCCGGCGTCGACGTCGAGCTGATGCTGCAGGAAGGGGTGCACCTCTTCCGCGACGCCGCCTCCCGGCCCGAGTACGACCCCGCCCAGCAAGCGGTGCTCACTGCCGCCGCCCAGACCCTCGCCGATGAGGCCCTGCCCGTTCCCGACCGCCTTGCCGCCGGAAATTCGTCCGCCGTGCACGAGGTCTTCGTCGTCCAGCCGCTGCGCGACCTGGTAGGCGTCACCGGTCCCTTCCCGCTGGACGTGCAGCGCCGCCTGGCCGGGGCCGGATCCTGGTACGAGTTCTTCCCCCGCTCCGAGGGCGCCCGCTTCGACGAGGAGACCTCGGCCTGGGTTTCCGGCACCTTCCAGACTGCCTCGCGCCGCCTGCCCGAGGTCGCCGCCATGGGGTTCGACGTCGTGTACCTGCCACCGATCCACCCCATCGGCACGGTGCACCGCAAGGGCCGCAACAACTCCCTGACCACCCGCGACGGCGACCCCGGATCACCGTGGGCCATCGGATCCGCCGACGGTGGGCATGACGCCATCCATCCGGACCTGGGCACCGAAGCCGACTTCGCCGACTTCGTCAGCGTGGCCGCGGCACACGACCTCGAGATCGCCCTGGACCTGGCCCTGCAGTGCGCCCCCGACCACCCCTGGGTTCAGGCACACCCAGAATGGTTCACCCAGCGTGCCGACGGTTCCATCGCCTACGCCGAGAACCCGCCCAAGAAATACCAGGACATCTACCCGCTGAACTTCGACCGCGACCCGGAGGGCCTCTCCGCCGCGGTGCTGAAGGTCGTGCAGTTGTGGGTGTCCCGCGGTGTGAAGATCTTCCGCGTGGATAACCCGCACACCAAGCCCCTGTGGTTCTGGGAGTGGCTCATCGCACGGGTCCGCGCCGAGCACCCCGAGGTGGTGTTCCTGGCTGAAGCCTTCACCCGCCCGGCGATGATGCACGCGCTCGGCCGGGTCGGATTCCAACAGTCGTACTCGTACTTCACCTGGCGGAATTCCCGGGAAGAACTGGCTAACTACCTTGCTGAGGTCACCCAGCGCACCGCCGGGTACTACCGCCCGAACTTCTTCGTGAACACCCCGGACATCCTCACCGAATACCTGCAATTCGGTGGGCCGGCCGCGTTTAAAATCCGGGCGGCCCTCGCCGCGCTCTCCAACCCACTGTGGGGCGTCTACGCAGGATTCGAACTCTACGAGCACGTGGCCCGCCCGGGCGCCGAGGAGTACATCGACAACGAAAAGTACGAGTACCGGCCCCGCGATTTTGCCGGAGCCGAAGCTCGCGGGCAGTCCCTGGCACCCTATCTGCGCCGGCTCAACGAGATCCGCCGCGCCCACCCCGCCCTGCAACAACTGCAGAATCTGACTCTCCACGAGGCCGACACTGAGCACATCCTGGTGTTCTCCAAAACCCGTACCGCCCTGCCCGAGGGCTGGCACGCCGACGCCGAGACGGTCACCGACCACGACTACCTCGGCCCCGGGGAAGACACCCTCATCGTCGTCGTCAACGTGGACCCGCACACCGCCCATGAAGCCACCGTGCGCCTCGACCTCAACGCCCTCGGCCTGCACCAGCACGACCTCGACGCCGCCGGCACCTTCGACGTCGAAGACCTGATCACCGGGGCGCGCTACCACTGGGGTGACACCAACTATGTCCGGCTCGACCCGTTCGTCGAGCCCGCCCACGTGCTGCGCGTGATACGGCGCCCATGA